In Populus nigra chromosome 10, ddPopNigr1.1, whole genome shotgun sequence, the following proteins share a genomic window:
- the LOC133704089 gene encoding uncharacterized protein LOC133704089 has product MAYASTSIAWIAILFLSQPLIASSDLLSPLLSPIFDDVCKKVECGKGTCKPSDNSTWFYECECDPGWTQTRFDQDDHLQFLPCVVPNCTVNFSCTAAPSPVQEKASRYNQSIFDPCFWADCGGGSCNKTSQLTYSCACAEGYSNLLNVSTFPCYKDCAIGMDCSNLGIMMSNKSAAPTPVMAGNSMNQASSILQEKFLRLMALMMLLPMIE; this is encoded by the exons ATGGCTTATGCTAGTACCAGTATTGCCTGGATTGCAATCCTTTTTCTTTCGCAACCTTTGATTGCTAGTAGTGACCTTTTATCTCCCCTACTGTCCCCTATCTTTG ATGATGTGTGCAAAAAAGTGGAATGTGGGAAAGGAACTTGCAAGCCTTCTGACAATAGCACTTGGTTTTATGAATGTGAATGTGATCCTGGGTGGACGCAGACTCGCTTTGATCAAGATGATCATCTCCAGTTTCTTCCTTGCGTAGTTCCCAATT GTACCGTGAACTTCTCGTGCACAGCAGCACCATCACCTGTTCAAGAGAAAGCAAGCAGATATAATCAGTCGATTTTCGATC CCTGCTTTTGGGCTGATTGTGGAGGTGGCTCGTGCAACAAGACATCTCAGCTCACTTACAGTTGCGCATGTGCAGAGGGTTATAGTAACCTTCTGAATGTCTCTACCTTTCCATGTTACAAAGATT GTGCAATTGGAATGGATTGTTCAAACCTTGGTATTATGATGTCAAACAAATCAGCTGCTCCAACACCTGTTATGGCTGGCAATAGTATGAACCAAG CTTCTTCAATCCTGCAAGAAAAATTCCTTCGGCTGATGGCATTGATGATGTTGCTACCTATGATTGAGTGA